The following are from one region of the Sciurus carolinensis chromosome 5, mSciCar1.2, whole genome shotgun sequence genome:
- the Dusp13 gene encoding dual specificity protein phosphatase 13 isoform X1 codes for MAEALLPQLEGDAEATPCPSVLELEELLRAGKASCSRVDEVWPNLFIGDAQGPGALCGGCEPLCHTGPGLSHAAPAAVPASGGDHCEGTPVDLPQPWLPPPALPAGQATAGCKPELRSQSPSLLPATGLCHFAALALTLLVLLEALAQVDAKKMLRAQRGIHPRACHSIYFLLYPSPPLGHCLQSPQKQHQMCRDRRLEAGSTNCLSEKTTAWAGHPLRMNSLQKQDLRRPKIHGAVRASPYQPPTLASLQRLLWVRRATMLNHINEVWPNLFLGDAYAARDKSQLIQLGITHVVNVAAGKFQVDTGAKFYHGMPLEYYGIEADDNPFFDLSVYFLPVAQYIRTALNTPRGRVLVHCAMGVSRSATLVLAFLMICENMTLVEAIQTVQAHRDICPNSGFLRQLQVLDNRLGRETGRLMT; via the exons ATGGCTGAGGCCTTGCTCCCACAGCTGGAGGGAGATGCCGAAGCCACGCCTTGCCCCAGCGTCCTGGAGCTAGAGGAGCTCCTGAGGGCAGGGAAGGCCTCTTGCAGCCGTGTGGATGAAGTTTGGCCCAATCTTTTCATAGGAGATGC CCAAGGTCCTGGTGCACTGTGTGGTGGGTGTGAGCCGCTCTGCCACACTGGTCCTGGCCTATCTCATGCTGCACCAGCAGCTGTCCCTGCGTCAGGCGGTGATCACTGTGAGGGAACACCGGTGGATCTTCCCCAACCGTGGCTTCCTCCACCAGCTCTGCCAGCTGGACAAGCAACTGCGGGGTGCAAGCCGGAGCTAAGAAGCCAG AGCCCGTCCTTACTCCCTGCCACAGGGCTCTGCCACTTTGCAGCTCTGGCACTGACCCTGCTGGTGCTTCTGGAGGCTCTGGCCCAGGTGGATGCCAAGAAGATGCTAAGAGCCCAGCGTGGGATCCATCCTCGAGCCTGCCACTCCATCTACTTCCTCCTGTATCCCTCACCCCCTCTCGGTCACTGTCTTCAGTCCCCACAG aaacagcATCAAATGTGCAGAGACAGGCGGCTGGAAGCTGGCAGCACAAACTGCCTGTCAGAGAAGACCACAGCCTGGGCTGGACACCCCCTCAG GATGAACTCACTGCAGAAGCAGGATCTCCGGAGGCCCAAGATCCACGGGGCAGTCCGGGCGTCTCCCTATCAGCCACCCACACTGGCCTCGCTGCAGCGCTTGCTGTGGGTCCGTCGGGCCACCATGTTGAACCACATCAACGAGGTCTGGCCCAACCTTTTCTTGGGAGATGC GTATGCTGCCCGGGATAAGAGCCAGCTGATCCAGCTGGGCATCACCCATGTTGTGAATGTTGCTGCAGGCAAGTTTCAAGTGGACACAGGTGCCAAGTTCTACCATGGGATGCCCCTGGAGTACTATGGCATCGAGGCTGATGACAACCCCTTCTTTGACCTCAGTGTCTACTTTCTGCCTGTTGCTCAATATATCCGAACTGCCCTCAACACTCCCCGAG GCCGCGTGCTGGTCCACTGTGCCATGGGGGTAAGCCGCTCTGCCACACTTGTCCTGGCCTTCCTCATGATCTGCGAGAACATGACACTGGTAGAGGCCATCCAGACGGTGCAGGCCCACCGAGATATCTGCCCCAACTCAGGCTTCCTCCGGCAACTCCAGGTTCTGGACAACCGGCTAGGGCGGGAGACGGGGCGGCTAATGACCTGA
- the Dusp13 gene encoding dual specificity protein phosphatase 13 isoform X2: MLRAQRGIHPRACHSIYFLLYPSPPLGHCLQSPQKQHQMCRDRRLEAGSTNCLSEKTTAWAGHPLRMNSLQKQDLRRPKIHGAVRASPYQPPTLASLQRLLWVRRATMLNHINEVWPNLFLGDAYAARDKSQLIQLGITHVVNVAAGKFQVDTGAKFYHGMPLEYYGIEADDNPFFDLSVYFLPVAQYIRTALNTPRGRVLVHCAMGVSRSATLVLAFLMICENMTLVEAIQTVQAHRDICPNSGFLRQLQVLDNRLGRETGRLMT; encoded by the exons ATGCTAAGAGCCCAGCGTGGGATCCATCCTCGAGCCTGCCACTCCATCTACTTCCTCCTGTATCCCTCACCCCCTCTCGGTCACTGTCTTCAGTCCCCACAG aaacagcATCAAATGTGCAGAGACAGGCGGCTGGAAGCTGGCAGCACAAACTGCCTGTCAGAGAAGACCACAGCCTGGGCTGGACACCCCCTCAG GATGAACTCACTGCAGAAGCAGGATCTCCGGAGGCCCAAGATCCACGGGGCAGTCCGGGCGTCTCCCTATCAGCCACCCACACTGGCCTCGCTGCAGCGCTTGCTGTGGGTCCGTCGGGCCACCATGTTGAACCACATCAACGAGGTCTGGCCCAACCTTTTCTTGGGAGATGC GTATGCTGCCCGGGATAAGAGCCAGCTGATCCAGCTGGGCATCACCCATGTTGTGAATGTTGCTGCAGGCAAGTTTCAAGTGGACACAGGTGCCAAGTTCTACCATGGGATGCCCCTGGAGTACTATGGCATCGAGGCTGATGACAACCCCTTCTTTGACCTCAGTGTCTACTTTCTGCCTGTTGCTCAATATATCCGAACTGCCCTCAACACTCCCCGAG GCCGCGTGCTGGTCCACTGTGCCATGGGGGTAAGCCGCTCTGCCACACTTGTCCTGGCCTTCCTCATGATCTGCGAGAACATGACACTGGTAGAGGCCATCCAGACGGTGCAGGCCCACCGAGATATCTGCCCCAACTCAGGCTTCCTCCGGCAACTCCAGGTTCTGGACAACCGGCTAGGGCGGGAGACGGGGCGGCTAATGACCTGA
- the Dusp13 gene encoding dual specificity protein phosphatase 13 isoform X3 — protein sequence MNSLQKQDLRRPKIHGAVRASPYQPPTLASLQRLLWVRRATMLNHINEVWPNLFLGDAYAARDKSQLIQLGITHVVNVAAGKFQVDTGAKFYHGMPLEYYGIEADDNPFFDLSVYFLPVAQYIRTALNTPRGRVLVHCAMGVSRSATLVLAFLMICENMTLVEAIQTVQAHRDICPNSGFLRQLQVLDNRLGRETGRLMT from the exons ATGAACTCACTGCAGAAGCAGGATCTCCGGAGGCCCAAGATCCACGGGGCAGTCCGGGCGTCTCCCTATCAGCCACCCACACTGGCCTCGCTGCAGCGCTTGCTGTGGGTCCGTCGGGCCACCATGTTGAACCACATCAACGAGGTCTGGCCCAACCTTTTCTTGGGAGATGC GTATGCTGCCCGGGATAAGAGCCAGCTGATCCAGCTGGGCATCACCCATGTTGTGAATGTTGCTGCAGGCAAGTTTCAAGTGGACACAGGTGCCAAGTTCTACCATGGGATGCCCCTGGAGTACTATGGCATCGAGGCTGATGACAACCCCTTCTTTGACCTCAGTGTCTACTTTCTGCCTGTTGCTCAATATATCCGAACTGCCCTCAACACTCCCCGAG GCCGCGTGCTGGTCCACTGTGCCATGGGGGTAAGCCGCTCTGCCACACTTGTCCTGGCCTTCCTCATGATCTGCGAGAACATGACACTGGTAGAGGCCATCCAGACGGTGCAGGCCCACCGAGATATCTGCCCCAACTCAGGCTTCCTCCGGCAACTCCAGGTTCTGGACAACCGGCTAGGGCGGGAGACGGGGCGGCTAATGACCTGA
- the Dusp13 gene encoding dual specificity protein phosphatase 13 isoform X4: MAEALLPQLEGDAEATPCPSVLELEELLRAGKASCSRVDEVWPNLFIGDAATANNRFELWKLGITHVLNAAHGGLYCQGSPDFYGSSVTYLGVPAHDLPDFDISTYFSSAADFIHRALSTPGAKVLVHCVVGVSRSATLVLAYLMLHQQLSLRQAVITVREHRWIFPNRGFLHQLCQLDKQLRGASRS; the protein is encoded by the exons ATGGCTGAGGCCTTGCTCCCACAGCTGGAGGGAGATGCCGAAGCCACGCCTTGCCCCAGCGTCCTGGAGCTAGAGGAGCTCCTGAGGGCAGGGAAGGCCTCTTGCAGCCGTGTGGATGAAGTTTGGCCCAATCTTTTCATAGGAGATGC GGCCACGGCAAATAACCGCTTTGAGCTGTGGAAGTTGGGCATCACCCACGTGCTGAACGCCGCCCATGGGGGCCTCTACTGTCAGGGCAGCCCTGACTTCTACGGCAGCAGTGTGACCTACCTGGGGGTGCCAGCCCACGACCTCCCTGACTTTGACATCAGCACCTACTTCTCCTCTGCAGCTGACTTCATCCACCGTGCCCTCAGCACACCTGGGG CCAAGGTCCTGGTGCACTGTGTGGTGGGTGTGAGCCGCTCTGCCACACTGGTCCTGGCCTATCTCATGCTGCACCAGCAGCTGTCCCTGCGTCAGGCGGTGATCACTGTGAGGGAACACCGGTGGATCTTCCCCAACCGTGGCTTCCTCCACCAGCTCTGCCAGCTGGACAAGCAACTGCGGGGTGCAAGCCGGAGCTAA